Genomic window (Longimicrobiaceae bacterium):
GGGCGCCAGCACCCTCACCGTCGCCGACACCGGCCCCGGCATCGCCGCGGACCAGGTGGAGAAGATCTGGGAACCGTTCTGGCAGGCCGAGCAGCCCACCGTGCGCCGCGCGGGCGGCACCGGCCTGGGCCTCAGCGTGGCCCGCCGCCTCGCCAGTCTCCTCGGCGGCGACGTGGAGGTCGACAGCCGCCCCGGCCACGGCAGCACCTTCACCGTCCGCCTCCCCGCGCTCCCTCCTTCCGACGCGCACTGATCGGCCCTCGCCCTGCCGTACATCGGCCGGCGTTGGCCTCCGCCGCACAAGTCTCTCGACTCGCCCTGATCTCCCGACCCGCTGCGCCCGACGCCCGTCCCCAGCCAGGCTCGATCGCACCGCCCGCGAACCCGCCCCTGATCCGCTTCCTCGTCCGTCCCGCTTGCACGGGGTGTTCGGTAGATGCGATGCTGTCTGGCGCGCCCGCGGCCACTTCGTCCTGCCGTGCGGTTCGCCAACCCGACGACAAGGTGCAACCGATGGATGCGCATGGCCTGACGGTCCGCCCCGCCGCGGCGGAAGACGCGGAGCAGATGGTGCCGCTGCTGGAAGAGCTGGGCTACCCCAACGATCCACACGTCGTTCGCGAGCGCCTGGCGAAAGTCCCGCGCGACGACTCACAGGTTCTCGTTGCAGAAGACGAGGACGGTCGCCTGATCGGCCTCGCCACCATGCAGGTGAAGTGGGCCCTCCACCGCCCGGCGGATGCGCGGCTGGGCAGCCTGGTCGTCGCCTCGCGGGTG
Coding sequences:
- a CDS encoding GNAT family N-acetyltransferase; the protein is MDAHGLTVRPAAAEDAEQMVPLLEELGYPNDPHVVRERLAKVPRDDSQVLVAEDEDGRLIGLATMQVKWALHRPADARLGSLVVASRVRGRGVGRLLLDAVERWAADHGCTRVELTSGSQRTDAHAFYEHCGYHSESRRFVKPVSSSTAP